The region CGAAGAGCGCCTCGGCGGTCCGACCTGGCCGTAGCGCCGTCCAGTTCAGCGCGATGGCGTAACCGTCGCCCTGCGTCTCGCCGTCCGGCGCCGGACGCCCGGCAGCGAGCTGCGGGCTGGCGGCCACGGGGGCCGGCGAGCCGGCCTGGTCGACCGGCGGCCTGCGGCCGATGTCCCGCAGCGACGCCGACGCGTCGGACAGCAGCGGACCGTGCCGGGACGTGCGTACCGTGATCGACACCGGCTTGCCGCCCGCGACCTCGATGGTCTCGGTGCGGGTCTGCAGGGGCAGCCACTCGCCGTCGACCTGCACCCGGTCGCCGTCCACCCGCTCGAGATACAGGTCGGTCACGTCGGGGTCGAGGTTGGTGAAGCCCCAGGCGATACGGGCGTTGTGGCCGATGACGACGCCGGGGACGCCGGCGAACGTGAACCCGGCGACGTCGAACGCGCACTCGCAGTGCAGACCCATCTGATACCAGATGCCGGGCATGCTCGGGCTCAGGTGTGGGTCGTTGGCCAGGATCGGCTTGCCGGTGGAGGTCAGTTGTCCACCGATGACCCACGAGTTCGAGCCGATGCCCGGGCCGCTGTCGCCGAGCATGACCGGCAGCCGGGACAGGCCGTCGGCGAGCTCGGTGACGGTCCGCGCGGCGACCGTGCCACCGCCGTCGGTCCCGGCCTCGTCCGGGCCGCCGCCACCCTGGCCGCCGCTTGTGGACGCCGTCGGGGCACCGGACGGAACGGGCCGGACGCCCTGGTCGAAGATGCCGCCTACGACGGTTCCCCCGTCGACGATGGGTGAGTTCCGGTCGTACGGGTAGGCCGGGTAGAGCTGTTCGACCTGCGAGCGGGTCAGGCCGGCGCCGAGCAGCGCCGCGCGAGCGATCTCGGTGTCCATGTTGCCCCGCAGGTCCCACGCCATCGCCTTGAGCCAGGCGAGACTGTCCACCGGGCTCCACTGCTCGATCGTGTGGCCAGAGTTCTGCAGCCCGAGCACCGTGTACTCCAGGCTCGCCCGACCCCCGTCGTGGTCGGCGAGCCAGGCGTTCACGCCGTCGGCGTACGCCTGCAGGTACCGCCGCGCGTCTGGAGACATGAGCTGCCACTCTTGCTCGGCGACCCGGCGCCAGCCCATCGTGCGCAGGTAACTGTCGGTCTCGACCTGGCCCTCCCCGAACAGCTCGGCAAGCCGGCCGCCGGTTACGTGGCGGCGGAAGTCCATCTCCCAAAACCTGTCCTGCGCGTGCAGATAGCCCTGGGCGCGGAACAGGTCGTCGCTGGTCTTCGCGTACACCTGGGGGATCCCGTGGTCGTCGCGGTACACCGTGACGGGCGAGGTCAGTCCGGGAAGCCGGAGCACGCCGTCCTGCTGCGGGAACGAGCGGCGAACCGCCCAGACCGCGGTGAGGGTGAACGCGAGGCCCAGCACCAGGAGGACTGCCACCGCCCAGAGGGCGGCCTTGCGCACCCCGGCCCAGGAAAGGTGTACGGAACTCATGTCGCGAGATGTTAGTGCCCCGGCCGAGCGCCGACGTCCGACGATCAGGTTTACTGCGGCGGCCCCGACAAGCCGGTCCAGGCAGGCTGCCTCGACGCCGTGCGCCGTCGCGGCGTACCACTACGGTCGGCGCCTGACCGGCCTCGGTGGACTGGTACACCGAGGCCGGTGGCGGGTGCTCCCCCCGTTGTCGCCGGGACGCGCCCGAGCAGTGCCGCGACCGTGTGCTCGCTGCGA is a window of Micromonospora sp. WMMD961 DNA encoding:
- a CDS encoding penicillin acylase family protein, whose protein sequence is MSSVHLSWAGVRKAALWAVAVLLVLGLAFTLTAVWAVRRSFPQQDGVLRLPGLTSPVTVYRDDHGIPQVYAKTSDDLFRAQGYLHAQDRFWEMDFRRHVTGGRLAELFGEGQVETDSYLRTMGWRRVAEQEWQLMSPDARRYLQAYADGVNAWLADHDGGRASLEYTVLGLQNSGHTIEQWSPVDSLAWLKAMAWDLRGNMDTEIARAALLGAGLTRSQVEQLYPAYPYDRNSPIVDGGTVVGGIFDQGVRPVPSGAPTASTSGGQGGGGPDEAGTDGGGTVAARTVTELADGLSRLPVMLGDSGPGIGSNSWVIGGQLTSTGKPILANDPHLSPSMPGIWYQMGLHCECAFDVAGFTFAGVPGVVIGHNARIAWGFTNLDPDVTDLYLERVDGDRVQVDGEWLPLQTRTETIEVAGGKPVSITVRTSRHGPLLSDASASLRDIGRRPPVDQAGSPAPVAASPQLAAGRPAPDGETQGDGYAIALNWTALRPGRTAEALFALNTAANWTEFRAAAALFEVPAQNIVYADVDGNIGYQSPGRIPVRGKGDGRWMSPGWDSAYDWKGFIPFPELPSVLNPPGGYVVTANQAVVGPGYPRLLTNDWSYGYRSQRIRDMITSAPGPISVADVQHMQFDNRNGFAPTLVPAVVDALHRSTDPSDDARVTATDLWKDWDFQQPADGPSGSAEARRSAAAAYYNATWRHLLAGIFDELPASYRPDGGDRWFEVVRGLLAQPGSPWWDRQDTPAVERRDDILRSAAAEATAELRRDQGDRPDWRWGRMHILTARNQTFGTSGVGPVEWLFNADPVGVSGGDAIVNATGWDAAAGYEVDAVPSMRMIVDLADLDASRWIQLTGNSGHAFHRNYDDQLPLWRDGKTLPMRWDREDVTDAATQTLTLRP